From the Bacillus tuaregi genome, one window contains:
- a CDS encoding ABC transporter substrate-binding protein — MKGTKYFFAILLVGLMAIVTGCGADSKEKDDSISSVKADENLTLKVGVMPAVDSAPIFLAEEKGYFEELGLDAEIQVYTNAMNRQSALQSGELDGAMTDVIALVNNVENGFDIKVTTSTDGSFPFLINKEFEQNKKDIKVGMMEVSVSNYLADRSLEGKYNVEKVYINEIPARLEMINQGNLDMAVIPEPMASQGELSGLKKELIENNDSFSPDVMVFSGDTIENKKEALSLFHQAYNKAVDEILADDEEARDILIKRLDLKPEIKANILMPEYHHARIPSEEYLNGVMDWNEKVIGKKVNVSYEQLVDGSFVK, encoded by the coding sequence ATGAAAGGAACGAAATACTTTTTTGCAATATTATTAGTGGGTTTGATGGCGATTGTAACTGGCTGTGGAGCAGATAGTAAAGAAAAAGATGATTCTATCTCTTCAGTTAAAGCAGATGAAAATTTAACCTTAAAGGTCGGCGTCATGCCTGCCGTTGACTCAGCACCCATTTTTCTAGCGGAGGAAAAAGGATATTTTGAAGAATTGGGCTTAGATGCGGAAATCCAAGTATACACAAATGCGATGAACCGTCAAAGTGCCCTGCAAAGCGGTGAGCTTGATGGAGCGATGACGGATGTCATTGCGTTAGTCAATAATGTAGAAAATGGTTTTGACATTAAAGTGACGACAAGTACAGATGGTTCGTTTCCATTTTTAATTAATAAAGAATTTGAACAAAATAAAAAAGACATTAAAGTAGGCATGATGGAGGTTAGTGTTTCCAATTATTTAGCCGACAGAAGCTTAGAAGGAAAATATAATGTGGAAAAGGTGTATATTAATGAAATCCCTGCAAGGCTTGAAATGATTAACCAGGGAAATTTAGATATGGCGGTTATTCCAGAACCAATGGCTTCACAGGGTGAATTAAGTGGATTGAAAAAGGAGTTAATCGAAAATAACGACAGCTTCTCACCAGACGTGATGGTATTCTCAGGAGATACGATCGAGAATAAGAAAGAAGCTCTAAGTCTTTTCCACCAGGCCTATAATAAAGCCGTTGATGAAATATTAGCTGACGATGAAGAAGCGAGAGATATACTGATTAAGAGATTAGATCTGAAGCCGGAAATTAAAGCTAATATTTTAATGCCTGAATATCACCATGCCAGAATTCCAAGTGAAGAATATTTAAATGGAGTTATGGACTGGAATGAAAAGGTTATTGGAAAAAAGGTAAATGTGAGCTATGAGCAATTAGTGGACGGGAGCTTCGTGAAGTAA
- a CDS encoding flotillin family protein, translated as MFLIPIIIIAALVGIGYFFWVKVRYRTAKSNEALIITGPRLGDPEKESNIFTDSEGRSMKIIRGGGYLLRRFQTSTPVNLTSFQLKLSTPRVYTNGGVPIVADAVAMVKVADTLNGIANYAEQFLGKAQKEIEEEIIEVLGSNLRAILSKMTVEEINNDREKFNQDVSEIAQKQLDLMGFKITALGLTDIRDADEENGYLENLGRPRIAEVRKLAEIAEADSERDTRIHRAKMDQEAKEEEYKRQITIAESKKEKDLKDAAFKEETERARAKSEQSYELEKAKLAKEVKEEELTLQFLERERAVKLEEEESKVRKAKADADYYETTRKAEAEARKAEIDGEAKAKIRREEGSAEADVIRERGKAEAEARKLLAEAMEKHGEVIITEKLIEMLPVFAEKIAQPLNNIDSVKIIDSGNGQGVPSFGKSITKTMVDMQEPLKEMTGIDVAELIKSYASRKTIDNNNQQNVVSIPQQNGMEEKPEGNEIEK; from the coding sequence ATGTTCTTAATTCCGATTATTATTATTGCTGCACTTGTAGGTATTGGTTATTTCTTTTGGGTTAAGGTTCGTTATCGAACCGCGAAGTCGAATGAAGCATTAATAATAACGGGGCCGAGATTAGGGGACCCGGAAAAGGAAAGTAATATTTTCACAGATTCAGAGGGACGCTCGATGAAAATTATCCGAGGTGGCGGCTATCTGCTCAGACGTTTCCAGACGTCAACGCCAGTAAATTTGACTTCATTTCAGCTGAAATTGTCAACACCAAGGGTTTATACAAATGGTGGTGTTCCTATTGTTGCAGATGCAGTTGCAATGGTAAAGGTTGCCGATACATTAAATGGTATTGCTAATTATGCAGAACAATTCCTCGGGAAGGCTCAGAAGGAAATTGAAGAGGAAATTATTGAGGTCCTGGGAAGTAATTTGCGTGCGATTCTTTCAAAAATGACAGTGGAAGAAATTAATAATGACAGGGAAAAATTCAATCAGGATGTATCTGAGATTGCTCAAAAGCAGCTAGATTTAATGGGCTTTAAAATTACTGCTTTAGGGTTAACTGATATACGTGACGCAGATGAGGAAAATGGGTACTTAGAAAACCTGGGACGGCCACGAATTGCAGAGGTTCGGAAGTTAGCAGAAATCGCTGAGGCGGATAGTGAAAGAGATACTCGAATTCACCGAGCGAAGATGGATCAAGAAGCAAAAGAAGAAGAGTATAAACGCCAGATTACGATTGCTGAATCCAAAAAAGAGAAGGATTTAAAGGATGCAGCCTTTAAAGAAGAGACTGAACGGGCACGTGCGAAGTCTGAACAATCTTATGAGTTAGAAAAGGCAAAGCTGGCAAAGGAAGTAAAAGAAGAAGAGTTAACATTACAATTTTTAGAACGTGAACGTGCCGTTAAGCTGGAAGAAGAGGAAAGTAAGGTTCGTAAGGCGAAGGCGGATGCTGATTATTACGAAACTACCCGTAAAGCGGAAGCAGAAGCGCGTAAAGCTGAAATTGACGGTGAAGCAAAAGCAAAAATTCGCAGAGAAGAGGGTTCGGCGGAAGCAGATGTCATCCGTGAACGCGGTAAGGCAGAAGCAGAAGCCAGAAAGCTGCTTGCTGAGGCTATGGAAAAACATGGTGAAGTGATTATTACTGAAAAGCTTATCGAAATGCTGCCTGTCTTCGCAGAAAAGATTGCACAGCCGCTTAATAATATTGACTCTGTTAAAATCATTGATTCCGGTAATGGTCAAGGAGTTCCTTCCTTTGGGAAAAGCATTACAAAAACAATGGTCGATATGCAGGAGCCTCTGAAAGAAATGACAGGGATTGATGTGGCGGAGCTGATTAAGTCCTATGCTTCTAGGAAAACGATAGATAACAACAATCAGCAGAATGTTGTTTCGATTCCTCAGCAAAATGGAATGGAAGAAAAGCCTGAAGGCAATGAAATTGAAAAATAA
- a CDS encoding ABC transporter ATP-binding protein, whose protein sequence is MPILEVENLSISFKQYTAGGLKQGNNKVISGLNVQLREGEILAVVGASGSGKSLLAHAILGILPSNAKVSGMIKYAGEEMSDKALKALRGKEIALVPQSVNYLDPLMRIGRQVRASVKDGDASVVQRNVFERYRLNQNVEDMYPFQLSGGMARRALLATAMVSGAKVIIADEPTPGLDSVVVNEALQNFRELADNGCAVMMITHDIDAALQIADYIAVFYAGTTVEIAPVKDFVGLGEALRHPYSKALWQALPQNGFIPIPGSQPHSSALPKGCLFAPRCENGTYECEKAEPEMRELRNGMVKCIHAK, encoded by the coding sequence ATGCCTATTCTAGAGGTGGAAAATTTATCCATTTCATTTAAACAATATACAGCAGGTGGCTTGAAACAGGGAAATAATAAAGTGATTTCCGGTTTAAATGTCCAGCTTAGAGAAGGAGAAATCCTTGCAGTTGTTGGAGCCAGCGGTTCCGGCAAAAGCTTACTTGCCCATGCAATCCTAGGTATTTTACCAAGCAATGCAAAGGTTAGTGGAATGATAAAATATGCAGGTGAAGAGATGAGTGATAAAGCCTTGAAGGCATTGCGGGGAAAGGAAATTGCCCTAGTTCCGCAATCAGTCAATTATCTTGATCCGCTTATGCGTATTGGCAGACAGGTTCGCGCTTCTGTGAAGGATGGGGATGCGTCTGTTGTGCAGAGGAATGTGTTTGAGAGATACCGACTGAACCAGAATGTTGAGGATATGTATCCCTTTCAGCTATCGGGCGGTATGGCGAGACGAGCGCTATTGGCAACGGCTATGGTCAGCGGCGCTAAGGTAATCATTGCGGATGAACCAACACCTGGGCTTGACTCGGTTGTCGTGAACGAGGCTTTACAGAACTTTCGCGAGCTGGCAGACAATGGCTGTGCTGTCATGATGATTACTCACGATATCGATGCTGCATTACAGATTGCAGACTATATTGCTGTTTTTTATGCGGGAACCACGGTCGAAATTGCTCCGGTTAAGGACTTTGTGGGTCTTGGTGAGGCATTAAGGCATCCATATAGTAAAGCATTATGGCAAGCATTGCCGCAAAATGGTTTTATTCCGATACCTGGCTCACAGCCGCATTCCAGTGCGTTACCAAAAGGGTGCTTGTTTGCACCGCGATGCGAGAACGGCACCTATGAATGTGAGAAGGCAGAGCCGGAGATGCGTGAGCTTCGGAATGGGATGGTGAAGTGTATCCATGCAAAATGA
- a CDS encoding ABC transporter ATP-binding protein translates to MQNETVNTPIYSTLQQGFNGRLEARDIGFRYGRNGPWVLKDVNFTLEPGEIVGLIGASGRGKTTLCKILAGYEAPIEGAVTIGGADIPNKGYHPVQLVFQHPEKVVNPRWKMEKVLNEGWRPDNTVLQSLGIEQEWLSRWPNELSGGELQRFCVARAMGPNTRFLIADEMTAMLDAITQAQIWHAVLEIARSRKMAILVVSHEAKLIQRLCHRVIEI, encoded by the coding sequence ATGCAAAATGAAACGGTAAATACTCCTATATATTCTACCCTTCAGCAGGGATTCAATGGGAGGCTTGAGGCTAGAGACATTGGATTTCGGTATGGCAGGAATGGACCATGGGTTCTAAAGGATGTTAATTTTACTCTTGAGCCAGGTGAAATTGTAGGTCTCATCGGTGCGAGCGGTCGTGGGAAAACTACTTTATGTAAAATCTTAGCAGGCTATGAAGCTCCAATTGAAGGGGCGGTGACAATTGGAGGAGCAGATATTCCCAATAAAGGATATCATCCAGTACAACTCGTTTTTCAGCATCCGGAAAAAGTAGTTAATCCCCGCTGGAAAATGGAAAAAGTCCTGAATGAAGGATGGCGGCCAGACAATACTGTGCTGCAATCACTGGGGATTGAACAGGAATGGCTATCACGCTGGCCGAATGAGCTTTCAGGAGGAGAGCTGCAGCGTTTTTGTGTGGCGAGGGCAATGGGACCCAATACCCGCTTTCTTATAGCTGATGAAATGACAGCGATGCTCGATGCCATCACCCAAGCACAAATTTGGCATGCGGTGTTGGAAATCGCTAGGTCTCGCAAGATGGCTATTCTTGTTGTCAGCCATGAAGCCAAGCTAATTCAAAGGCTTTGTCATCGAGTCATCGAAATATGA
- a CDS encoding ABC transporter permease: MMKLKWINQFKTLYGFLVVLLFWYILHLAVASSAIPSPFQTIINFIEIFPGELSIHLSVSFLRITAAILISLVAGSIIGLWIGMSKKADELVSPIVYILYPLPKIAFLPILMILFGLGNTPKIVLIITIVVFQIIVAVRDGVKEIPKELFYSVMSLGLSRLEIYRHLIVPAVLPKIITAIRISVGVSISVLFYGENFATTYGIGYFIMDSWIKVNYVEMFSGILALSIMGFVIFKLIDVMEARLCGWIKIGK; the protein is encoded by the coding sequence ATGATGAAGTTGAAATGGATTAATCAATTTAAAACATTATATGGCTTCCTGGTTGTATTATTGTTTTGGTATATACTACACTTAGCTGTAGCTTCATCCGCTATTCCTTCCCCCTTTCAGACCATCATTAACTTTATCGAGATTTTCCCTGGCGAATTAAGTATCCATCTATCTGTCAGTTTTCTCAGAATAACAGCTGCCATTTTGATATCGTTAGTTGCAGGAAGCATCATCGGACTTTGGATAGGCATGAGTAAAAAGGCAGATGAGCTTGTTTCACCGATTGTTTATATCCTTTATCCGTTACCGAAAATAGCCTTCCTGCCCATTCTTATGATTTTATTTGGTCTTGGCAATACGCCGAAAATTGTTCTCATTATTACCATCGTGGTGTTCCAAATCATTGTTGCCGTAAGAGATGGGGTAAAGGAAATACCGAAGGAATTATTCTATTCTGTTATGTCACTGGGATTAAGTCGGCTGGAAATATACCGGCATTTAATTGTGCCTGCCGTCCTACCCAAGATCATTACAGCTATTCGAATTAGTGTTGGAGTCAGTATTTCTGTTTTGTTCTATGGAGAGAATTTCGCTACCACTTATGGGATTGGCTATTTCATTATGGACAGCTGGATTAAAGTAAATTATGTGGAAATGTTTAGTGGAATCTTAGCGTTAAGTATTATGGGATTTGTTATTTTTAAACTAATTGATGTAATGGAAGCCAGGTTGTGTGGCTGGATAAAAATTGGGAAATAA
- a CDS encoding MFS transporter: protein MEKQNSIFRWVVFASVLFTYLLMSSQRTAPGLITDQLMNDFHVSAATIGLLASMQFFVYTGLQIPMGLLADRFGPNFFLIIGAILTGLGTIMYSLSTHEFVLLLARIITGLGDATIWVNMVLILSQWFKPKEFTHLIGVTAMTGSLGFLLATVPFSILIDLLGWRAAFLSTGTLLCLCGILLFVVLIKKPKQLFIDERTDLEPKIEREKTSVLLRRICMNRQAWSLFLCHFGIVGTYVGFIGSWAVPYGMSMYGMTRIDASQLILIGLIGALIGAPLASWISSRLEMIKRPYIVVHIIIVLSWSSIFLSKGHPPLSLLPLLFFIIGLAYGANALTFAAVRQTFPVMEAGIASGFANTGGFLSAVLLPSLFGKVLDFFQLSGSLTEGYHYGFIIPVIFSLLGLVGVLTMKEKQQLPKVIAVSKR from the coding sequence GTGGAGAAACAAAATAGCATTTTTCGATGGGTCGTGTTTGCTTCTGTCCTGTTTACTTATTTGCTCATGTCAAGCCAGCGCACTGCACCGGGTTTGATTACGGATCAATTGATGAATGATTTTCATGTATCAGCTGCAACCATTGGACTGCTGGCAAGCATGCAATTTTTTGTCTATACGGGGTTGCAAATTCCAATGGGGCTCTTGGCCGATCGTTTTGGCCCTAATTTTTTTCTGATAATCGGAGCGATTCTAACCGGTTTAGGCACGATTATGTATAGTCTTAGTACACATGAATTTGTTCTATTATTGGCTCGAATCATAACGGGGTTAGGGGATGCAACGATTTGGGTCAATATGGTGTTAATTTTAAGCCAGTGGTTTAAGCCTAAGGAATTCACCCATTTAATCGGTGTGACGGCGATGACTGGCAGTCTTGGTTTTCTTCTAGCGACAGTCCCCTTCTCCATATTGATTGACCTGCTTGGCTGGAGGGCAGCATTTTTATCTACGGGAACCCTACTGTGTCTCTGCGGAATTCTCCTCTTTGTTGTACTTATCAAAAAACCAAAACAACTCTTCATCGATGAAAGAACCGATTTAGAACCTAAAATAGAACGTGAGAAAACTAGTGTTTTACTGCGACGAATATGTATGAATCGTCAAGCCTGGTCTTTATTCCTTTGTCATTTTGGGATTGTTGGAACATATGTTGGATTTATCGGTTCGTGGGCAGTGCCCTATGGAATGAGTATGTATGGAATGACACGGATAGATGCCAGTCAGCTCATTCTAATTGGTCTAATTGGTGCACTTATTGGTGCTCCTTTAGCCAGTTGGATTTCAAGTCGGTTAGAAATGATTAAACGACCTTATATTGTTGTCCATATCATTATTGTGTTAAGCTGGTCCAGCATATTTCTATCTAAGGGACATCCTCCGTTATCCTTACTGCCTCTCCTTTTTTTTATTATTGGGCTGGCATACGGAGCCAATGCCTTAACCTTTGCCGCCGTTCGTCAAACCTTTCCGGTTATGGAGGCAGGCATTGCTTCTGGTTTTGCGAATACCGGAGGCTTTCTTAGTGCAGTACTCCTACCAAGTCTCTTTGGAAAAGTATTGGATTTTTTTCAACTGTCAGGGAGTTTAACTGAAGGGTACCACTATGGTTTTATCATTCCGGTGATTTTTTCGCTGTTGGGTTTGGTTGGGGTCTT
- a CDS encoding ABC transporter permease — protein sequence MSFKVHKQKQASLYLINRRQRTIVTIAFAIILLAAVIFMGLLLDEARIDTHLDERNIPPNLVNLFGTDWLGRDMFTRSMKGLTLSIGVGLIGAIGSTSIALIMGLMAATMGKTADRIVSWCIDLFLSVPHLVTLILISFTLGGGFKGIVIGIALTHWPSLARVIRAEVLQIRSADYVHVSKRMGKTRWWIARNHFLPHLLPQILVGFMLLFPHAILHEAAVTFLGLGLSPHEPAIGIILSESMKYLSSGLWWLAFFPGICLLVVVRLFDVIGENLRLLIDPVRAHE from the coding sequence ATGAGCTTTAAAGTTCATAAGCAAAAACAAGCTTCCTTGTATCTTATTAATCGTCGGCAGCGAACGATTGTAACAATAGCCTTCGCGATTATTCTTTTAGCAGCAGTTATTTTTATGGGACTGCTTCTAGATGAAGCAAGGATCGATACCCATCTTGATGAGCGAAATATCCCACCGAATTTAGTGAATCTGTTCGGAACGGATTGGTTGGGCAGGGATATGTTTACAAGATCGATGAAGGGATTAACTTTGAGTATTGGAGTAGGATTGATTGGGGCGATTGGGAGTACTTCTATCGCTCTTATTATGGGTCTTATGGCAGCAACGATGGGGAAAACGGCAGATCGGATTGTCTCCTGGTGTATTGACCTATTTCTCAGTGTTCCGCACCTAGTAACTCTTATTCTTATTTCCTTTACTCTAGGCGGGGGGTTTAAAGGTATTGTCATTGGGATTGCCCTAACGCACTGGCCTAGTCTTGCACGTGTCATTCGGGCAGAAGTACTGCAAATCCGTTCCGCAGATTATGTCCACGTCTCTAAGAGAATGGGGAAAACCAGGTGGTGGATTGCCCGCAATCACTTTCTTCCCCATTTATTACCGCAAATTCTTGTTGGTTTTATGCTGTTATTTCCGCATGCCATCTTACATGAAGCAGCCGTTACATTTCTTGGATTGGGACTTTCACCGCACGAGCCGGCAATCGGCATAATATTGTCTGAATCGATGAAGTATTTGTCTTCGGGTCTATGGTGGCTGGCGTTTTTCCCAGGGATTTGCTTATTGGTTGTTGTCCGTTTATTTGATGTAATAGGTGAAAATCTCAGGCTGCTGATTGACCCGGTACGAGCGCATGAGTAA
- a CDS encoding prenyltransferase, translating to MTFSKDYCVKLGKDLWIALRPFSLTLAIASITLGLLVTHLEGKLFSGDLSLDILKMVLIYVGSILSQSCANMINDFYEGSFKYHRSGEKTYKFLGYQRTAFDLLVFTLSMLCLVGFFIIGAILIQYSTINLLYIGIAGMIGSYAYTGEPFVYKRKGLGAILSFILMGPLMILGTYMVFTGEFSLRPIILTIPAGLMIPLLMMSNEIRDYERDKNLGIRTLTVILGEKAGRAIFISLLVIAYAMTTILVITGDLPKLTLLVYLTLPVAIRAYNKVAMPKTSGIRITNWLHIAFNTATILALILGS from the coding sequence ATGACATTCTCAAAAGATTACTGTGTTAAATTGGGAAAGGATTTATGGATTGCCCTAAGACCCTTTTCTCTCACACTTGCTATTGCATCAATCACCTTGGGTCTCCTCGTTACTCATTTAGAGGGGAAACTATTTTCAGGGGATCTATCCTTGGATATCCTTAAGATGGTATTGATTTATGTAGGATCCATTCTCAGTCAAAGCTGTGCGAACATGATTAATGATTTTTATGAAGGTTCCTTCAAATATCATCGTTCAGGTGAAAAAACCTACAAATTTCTAGGCTATCAAAGGACTGCATTTGATTTATTAGTTTTCACCCTCAGTATGTTATGTTTAGTTGGCTTTTTCATTATTGGTGCCATACTGATTCAATACAGCACAATCAATCTACTTTATATCGGAATTGCCGGAATGATTGGGTCCTACGCCTATACAGGAGAACCATTTGTATATAAGCGCAAAGGATTAGGTGCTATATTATCTTTTATTTTGATGGGTCCCCTGATGATACTTGGAACGTATATGGTTTTTACAGGTGAATTCTCATTAAGGCCTATTATTCTTACCATTCCTGCAGGATTGATGATTCCATTGCTCATGATGTCTAACGAAATAAGAGATTATGAAAGAGATAAAAACCTTGGAATCCGCACTCTTACAGTTATTCTGGGAGAAAAAGCTGGACGGGCCATTTTTATCTCATTATTGGTGATTGCTTACGCTATGACAACTATTTTAGTCATAACTGGAGATTTACCGAAGCTAACTCTCTTAGTTTACTTAACACTGCCTGTCGCCATTAGAGCTTATAACAAAGTTGCTATGCCTAAAACAAGTGGAATTCGAATCACTAATTGGCTTCATATCGCTTTTAATACAGCTACTATCTTAGCTTTAATTTTAGGATCATAA
- a CDS encoding ABC transporter ATP-binding protein translates to MIKVEQLDVRYGEEKALDNISLTMKKNTTYAIIGPSGCGKTTLLYTLAGLITPASGSIFVNKEKLAGIRKNTGLILQDYGLLPWKTVWDNIAFPLKTRGLHKSEIQAKVTSILDSLGMLPFGKKLPGELSGGQKQRVAIARTLALEPDLLLMDEASSALDAMTKEHIQNLILNTYKQREITLVMVTHNIEEAVFLGQNIIVMSKGKIRHIIENPHFGAVDLRNQLEFYKICLEVRKWLDDEVEMD, encoded by the coding sequence ATGATTAAGGTAGAGCAACTTGATGTACGATATGGAGAAGAAAAGGCTCTAGACAACATTTCATTAACAATGAAGAAAAACACGACCTATGCCATCATTGGTCCATCAGGCTGCGGAAAGACAACCTTATTATATACCCTGGCAGGATTGATTACTCCTGCCTCAGGGTCCATTTTCGTTAACAAAGAAAAACTGGCTGGAATTCGAAAAAATACAGGATTAATCCTGCAGGATTATGGTCTACTTCCCTGGAAGACGGTCTGGGATAATATTGCCTTTCCTCTCAAAACACGAGGATTACACAAAAGTGAAATCCAAGCAAAGGTCACATCCATCCTAGATAGCTTAGGGATGCTGCCGTTTGGGAAAAAGCTGCCCGGTGAACTGAGCGGAGGACAAAAGCAACGGGTTGCCATTGCAAGGACCCTAGCATTAGAACCGGATCTGCTTCTCATGGATGAAGCTTCATCTGCTTTAGATGCAATGACCAAGGAGCATATTCAAAATCTGATTTTAAATACGTATAAACAGCGGGAAATTACGCTTGTTATGGTAACACATAATATAGAAGAAGCTGTTTTTCTAGGGCAAAATATCATTGTTATGAGTAAAGGGAAAATTAGACATATCATCGAAAATCCTCATTTTGGTGCCGTGGATTTACGGAATCAGCTTGAATTTTATAAAATCTGTCTAGAAGTAAGGAAATGGTTAGATGATGAAGTTGAAATGGATTAA
- a CDS encoding ABC transporter permease — protein MSRVYKSKPNRLGRFLLLKSIRMAALLTAICFISFLLVKNSPIDPIQAYIGADMVKVGPEQREKIAEYWGLNQPLLIQFLNWGKAVLTGDLGTSMIYRRPVSEVIGERFIHSLALMAAAWILSGVIGFVMGVVSAMKKDTWVDRGIKWYCYTLASTPPFWMGLLMLMIFAVWLGWFPVGLGVPVGVLAEEVTIADRVHHLILPALTLSIVGVANVALHTRQKLIDVLASEYVLFARARGEYGFLLFWRHGLRNVALPAITVQFAAFSELFGGAILAEQVFAYPGLGQATVEAGLRGDIPLLLGLVIFSAIFVFVGNLIADLLYFLLDPRMRED, from the coding sequence ATGAGTAGGGTGTATAAAAGCAAACCTAACAGGCTTGGAAGATTTCTTCTATTGAAAAGTATTAGAATGGCAGCATTGTTAACGGCCATTTGCTTTATTTCCTTTCTATTAGTAAAAAATTCCCCCATTGATCCCATTCAAGCCTACATTGGTGCAGATATGGTCAAGGTTGGACCGGAGCAGCGGGAAAAAATCGCAGAATATTGGGGCTTGAATCAACCGCTGTTGATACAGTTTTTGAATTGGGGAAAGGCAGTTCTTACCGGTGATTTGGGAACCTCCATGATCTATCGGCGCCCTGTTTCGGAAGTAATCGGGGAGCGCTTTATCCATTCACTGGCACTCATGGCAGCTGCCTGGATTTTATCAGGAGTGATTGGGTTTGTTATGGGAGTGGTTTCCGCGATGAAGAAGGATACATGGGTGGACAGGGGGATTAAATGGTATTGCTATACGTTAGCTTCTACCCCTCCCTTTTGGATGGGGCTTCTCATGTTAATGATTTTTGCTGTATGGTTAGGTTGGTTTCCGGTGGGATTGGGAGTCCCGGTTGGTGTACTAGCAGAGGAGGTAACCATTGCAGACCGCGTGCACCATTTAATACTTCCGGCTCTTACTCTTAGTATTGTTGGAGTCGCAAATGTCGCGTTGCATACACGTCAGAAGCTGATTGATGTCCTTGCCAGTGAGTATGTATTGTTCGCCAGAGCACGGGGAGAATATGGTTTTCTTTTATTTTGGCGGCATGGTTTACGGAATGTTGCATTGCCGGCGATTACCGTACAGTTTGCAGCATTTAGTGAATTGTTTGGTGGTGCAATCCTTGCTGAGCAGGTTTTTGCCTATCCCGGTCTTGGACAAGCAACGGTTGAGGCAGGTTTAAGAGGAGATATTCCACTATTATTGGGATTAGTCATTTTTAGTGCAATTTTTGTTTTTGTTGGAAATTTAATTGCCGATTTACTCTATTTCCTTTTGGATCCACGAATGAGGGAGGATTGA